The following DNA comes from Ornithobacterium rhinotracheale DSM 15997.
TGCAATTATTTTTCTTCTCAAGCAACTTCTTTCTAATTTCTTCTTGTTCTTTACGCTTTCTTTCTTCCTGCTCCCTTCTCTTTTCTTCCTCACATTCAGAACAAAAATCATTTGCCTGCTCCTCCTGCAGTTTTTTAACCACATCACTTTTTACTGGTATTTTTCCCTTCTGTTTTTCTGATTGCATCATATCATCAACTTTTTGACTAAATGCTTTTTCATTTCTCACTGCAGAACCGCCTTTTGCAAAAACCTTATCAAACTTTGGTTTTTCTACTTTGGGCAAACTCACAGGTTCCTTGAATTTATTTGTATCCAGTGGCAACAAGGAATTATCTCCTGTGCTTACTTTCTCCTTTATACTCGTCTTTTTGGTCAATCTAAATAATAGATAGATTATTAAAAAGATGAATAACCAAAACTTAATTTTTCTTTTTTCTCGCTGTGTCATAACCTATTTTTTTAAATAAGAATTAAAAACATTTTCAAACTTTTGAGCATAAGAGGCTATATCTTTTGCTCTATCTGTAGAATTAACAACCCTTCTTGCATTGTAATAATCTGTTTTATTTTCATTACAATAAAGCTTTAAAGAAACACCCGTTAAATTATTAGGTTTATCAGCCATCATCATTTTTATGGTCATTAAAGCATTTAAACGCTTATCATTTACTATTAAATCTGGATTTGACAAAACATCTACACCAGAAAACTCTTTAAACTTAGTATATAAATGCCTACCAGTCCACTGGCAATATCCACGACCAAAAAAACGAGCTCCATCACCTTTATATTTATTACTTAAATTCTTTCTTCTACTAGCTGGATTATAACACCAAGATTGTACGCCATACTTCCACTCCATGTACACAGCCTTTTCAGCACTAACACCAAATGTATCTGCAATCTTCAAAAACTCGTTAAACTCCCTTAATTTATCCCCTTTAAGCGTTTTCTTCAAAACAGAAATTTTATCATTATAACGCTCACGCAATAAACTAAATTGACCCATTTCATGATATGCTGTAGCCATTATATAAGATGCTTGATTTATCAACAAATCACCACTTTTAATTTGATTTATTAATATATCAAACAAAGTATAACCCCAATCAGCATATGAATTATATCCTTTGGCAAATCTCAATCCATTAGGTACTAAAAGCATAGATAAAACACTTTTAGTCTCACTCTCTGTATTTGGAATATCAACGCCCACTAGTTCCAATTCTCCAAACTCAACTTTAGACTTTGGTTTTGATATTTTATAAGCCCACCAACTTCCAGCTAGCAGGGCAATTGCTTTTAAATATGTCATTTTTTTATCTCTTCTTTTATTTCTTCTCTTATTGCCCATATAACGATTTATTAAATTTATCCAAAACCTTTTGCCACTCTGGGTGAAGCTTTGGTTTTGGTGCGGGTATCTTAGGTTGATTATTTAACTTTGGACTTGGTGCGGAGCTCTTAGGTTGATTGTTTAACTTTGGTTTTGTCTTAATTGGAACAATACTTTTCCCCAACTCTATCCCATATTCCAATGGAGTTTTAAACGTTCTTACACCATGTGTAACATAATAAGGGTCAAAGGATCCAACCGAAAAAAACATTTTAAACATTTCAGACCAAAATCTAAAATTTGTCTTCACAAACTGTTCTGTAGTTTTTTCCTTTAAAACCAAAGGCTTTGCATCCTCCATTTTTTGTTTAACAACAGTTACAACTCTATTAAATCTACGAACTAACAAAAATATTATAAAAGCTATCAGCGATAACGCCAATAGCTTACTATTCTTCATCAAATCACTTAAAAACTTCATCCTTTAAAACTATCTTTAATGTGGTCCTTCAACACATCTGATAACATAATCATTCCAATGTAAACCACTGCAATTAAAACACTTGTAATTAATTTACTTGTCATCTCTCAATATTTTACCACATATGTTCCTTATCCGTAGGAACACCCGCAAGTTCTTCTTCATTCAAGTACTCTGGCTCGTTACCCTCCACATCATCAAAGAGTGTATCTATCTCTTTTTTTGCCTCGTGCGCATGATGCAAACATATTTTTGCACATTGTACATACTTCAATAACAACGGCAATGATTTAAATAATCCTTTCAATTGTTTAAACATAACTTATCTAGTTTTAATTTGTCCGAAATATCCACCATTAGGTGCTTTAGTTGAAATTACCATTCCCAGCTTTTGCAAATACACTTTTCCAGTATTCACATTGAAACTTGCTATTTCTAAAACCTTTGCGCCAGTCTTTTTATAGAAAGCCTCAAACATCATAGTTATAAATCTATTTCCAGTGTTTGGAGACTCTGAACGCACACTCTTAGAGTTTTCAAATGCTTTAACAGTTATCATACCTCTTTGCTTTGAATAATTCCAAGCCGTAACATAAAACCTTCCATTCTTGGATTGTCCAGCTTTAGCCCCAGAATGTTTTTTAGGTTGTCTCTGATTATTATAACCTCGGTCATAACCTCGGTTAAAATTAGGGTTGGGATTTCCACCCCAACCATTACTATATCCATTATTATACGCCATTTCTATACTTTTTTAGTTAATAATTACCAGCCTCTTCTTTTTCCTTTGATTTTAATCCAGCCCATGTACACGGATAAAATCACTGCTCCCAATCCTAAAACCAAAAAGGTCGCAATACTTGTCCCTGCACCATTACCACTTAATGGCTTTAGTAAAAAACTATCAACTTTTGTTATTAATTCTTTCATCTTTATTTTGTTTTTAAATGTTATTTTTTCTTTGTTAATAAATAAATCAATGCCCCTCCTAGTAATAAATACAAAATGTTATTGTCATTTCGCCCAACATGTCCAGTAGCTTTTCCATATACCTCCCCGTCTGTTACCGCAGGATACGCACCTTCTGTAGGCATTCCTGTTTTAAGTGTTTGATCCTTACTAGGTCTGTAATCCGATGAACCTGCTTGGCTATCTGCTTGTCTTTCAGCATCTGTTTTTTCTCTAAAGAATGGCACGCGCAAAACTTCCTTACTCACGGCATCCCCTCTTGAAGTGTCACGGAATGGGAAATTTAAGTTTACATCAGTTCCTTTTGGATATTCCTTATCACCAACATAAGTAAATCTTGTCTGATACTCTTTCAGCATTCTACCATATGCCTCTGTTATCATTGCAGCTAGTGCCTCGGTACCTTTACGCGTACAATCTTTTCCCCATGGAAAACCACTTGCACAAACTTTTAAATAAAGTAACGCCTTATTAAAATTGTCAGCACTGGCTACCTTAGTAAACCCAGATTGTTCAATAATCCATTCAACGATTGTGGTTCCTTCTTTCATCGCTCTACTAGGCGACCAGCTCGAGCCCCAACAATGCAAATCAAAGCCGTTTGCCAAAACGCTATCTAACCCCCCAGTTATCTTACTTAATACACCGCCTACTATCTTTCCTCCAAATTGACCAAGAGAGGAGCCGGAGGCGTTACCGCCCCCCACACTTCCAATTAAACTACTTACCGCTGTTACTGCTCCAATCATTTCAATATTATTTTGCGTCTAACAAATAGAATGTAAATTCTTCTCCTACATTTTTATACACTGCTAAGGTGTATAAGCCTGTTAAATCCAATGCAGGTAATTTCGATAACTCATCAATCCTTGCATTTTTTGCATAATCAAGTTGTAGTTGCGAAATCCTTGTTTTGCCCTGTGCATTGATAACTTGCAATTCATTTGGTGTCTTTTCAGCTACCAAATAATCAAATGCTAATACATCAACATCCTTTACAGATATATTTTGGTCAAGCTTCACTTGTTGCACATAAATAGGCTCTGCACTTCCAATAGCCTCAAATGTTTCTGCAGTTACATTCTGTGCTTGTCCACCCGATACATGGAACTCAATGTAAGTTTTGTCACCTAATGGCAAACTTCCAGATTTAGAAAAAGGAATTACCGCTACTTTGTCGCTACCAATTGTTGTTTGCAATTTAACAAAATGAACGCCCAACAATTCTGTAAATAGCTTAACGCTCATCTTTGGCACCAAAACCTTTTTAGTAAAGGTTTCATCTACTAGGTAAGACTCAATTTGCACCTGTCCGAAATCGGTACTTGAATTACCTTTTAAAATCAAACCCGCTGCACTTTCCTTAACTTCCAGCACCTCGGTTGCTTTTGCTAATGTTACTCTCATTTTTATATCTTATTTTAAATTTCTGAAACAAAGATATTAAGCATGCAAAAGCACTTTTTAAAATCTAGCGATTTTTACCACTTTTAAGCGATTTATACCAATTTTTGACACTAATCATCAAAATATTTTTTTACGAGCTTTAGCGTTAGATATTTCTTTTTATAGTGGCTTAAAATATCTTTTTTTATCATGCGTGCAGTGGAATAGCTTACGCCTAAATAATTAGCTAGCTCCTTAGCACTAATTATTTGCAAGTTCTGTGTATTGTTTTTCATAAATTAATTGGATTAACTGGTCTAAATTTATACTCAAATCGGTATCTAATAACTGTCTTATGGCTTTATTATAAATTTTTAAATGCTCGTTTAATTTTTTATATCCCTTGCGGATCATCTGATATACTTTACCTTTATACAACTCTACAAATTGAATAGCAGTAGGCACATACTCCAATTTTCCCCGCAAGTGGTTTAACTCCTCTAAATAACTGCTAACTTCAAAATTTAAATAATTGAGTTTTTTTACCTTATTTGATGCGCCCCACACCGCACCAATTACTGGGCGTTTATTTTCTTCTTGCTTTAATAGATATTTCACCACATACGCAACTATATTTCGTTTACTCTTTGGCGTTTCAATTTTAGTACTTGGGGGATTGCTCCAACCCATTTTTTTATTACGCTGGTAAGCTAGTATGCAGTCTTTTTCTGATTTATAATTTTTTGAATACTTAGCCATATATTCTTTAGCCGTTAAGCGGTTCATCTTTTCAGAATATCTATCAACATAACCATATTTATTTATATACTGGTTCCATATGCGCTGAATATCCTCACGAGGGATTTGCGTATCAATCAAAACATGAAAATGAATATTTCCATTCTTCTGCGTCTCCGCTTTCCAGAGATAATTTTTTAAACCATAGACCTTTTTTAAATGGTCAAGATACTTAGCAAGTATTTTACGCAACACTCTATCATGGTGCTTTTGGGCACTGGGCAAGGTCAAGGTTACAAAAGATAAATATTTGTCCTTGTTTGATTTCGTTGCGTCAGCAAATAAAATAGCATACTTCTTTATATTCCTTACTTGAGTATCCGAGAGCGTTCCTAAATCCTTTAAAACATGCCCTTTCTCATTATACACTTCTTGTTGTTTCTCCTTATACAACTCAACACACTTTTCAGCATATTTAACAATTGAACCAAACTCTGAAATATCATCTAGTGCGTTTAACTCATCTAATTCTGTTTTTTCCTTGTTTAGATTTTGGCGTAAAGTAGGAGTATGGCCTACTTCATAATTTCGTAAATCCATCACATAACTATAATGCAATAGGCTAGTAGGTCTAAGCTGAACCTTTTCACACAAATAATAATTATTAACCTCTTGATATTGTCGCATTTACAGGGATTTTTGCCGTTAGATTTTACCGATACTTGAGACGAGCCCACTCAAAAGCCTATCGGCTTTCTATAAAAAAATCGGTTTCTTCTTTTTTCACAGCCACACGATGATATAAAATATCCTTAGGTTTAAAAGTTATCCACGAACGACCAGAAAATAATACCTCAATATTATTTTCTTGTTTCAACACCTGTACTACAATACCATATTCATATATGTACTGCTTAGGTTCTAAATGATTTACGGGAATGGGTACAAACTTCTGTACTACCAAAAAAGGTCTGATTTCTTCTCTTTGCATACGCTTTTAGTTTTAAATTATTTAAGCGTTGCATTTGTGTTTTGAATGTGCCATGTGTAAAATCATATCCAAAAGTTTAAATAAATCGTGGATTAATAATTATATTTGTAGAATAATCATTAACACATAAAATTATGAGTAGAAAATTTCCTGCCGGTGTAGCCACTGGAGACCTAGTACAAGAAATCTTTGCCGATGCCAAAAAGAACGGATACGCTTTACCAGCGGTAAATGTTATTGGCTCTGATACTATAAATGCTGTGATGGAAACAGCAGCAGATCTTAACTCACCTGTGATTATCCAATTCTCTAACGGAGGGGCAATTTTTAACGCAGGTAAAGGATTGTCAAACGAAAATCAACGCGCAGCAATCTTAGGTGCAGTAGCAGGTGCAAAACATGTTCACCAATTGGCAGAAGCTTATGGTGCAACTGTGATTTTGCATACAGACCACTGTGCTAAAAAATTACTTCCTTGGGTAGATGGGCTTATCGAAGAAAGTGAAAAGCACTTTAAAGAAACAGGAAAGCCATTATTTAGCTCTCACATGCTAGATTTCTCTGAGGAGCCACTAGAAGAAAACTTAGACCTTTCTGTAGAAAGATTTAAGCGTATGGCTAAAATGGGAATGACTTTAGAAATTGAGTTAGGAATCACCGGGGGAGAAGAAGATGGCGTAGACAATACAGATGTAGATGATTCTAAATTATACACTCAGCCAGAAGAAGTGTTGTATGCTTACGATCGTTTAAAAGAAGTTTCAGATCGTTTTACTATCGCGGCAGCGTTTGGTAATGTTCACGGAGTGTACAAGCCAGGTAATGTAAAATTAACTCCCAAAATCCTAGAAAAGTCTCAAAAATTCATCGAAAAAGAAAGACACACTGGTGAAAAACCAGTAGATTTCGTATTCCACGGAGGTTCAGGATCAGACTTGAAAGACATTAGAGAAGCAATCGGATATGGTGTAGTGAAAATGAACATCGATACCGATCAGCAATATGCTTTCATGACTGGAATCAGAGATTACTTCAAAAAGAACGAAGCATATCTTCAATCTCAAATCGGTAACCCAGAAGGTCCAGATTCACCAAACAAGAAAAAATACGATCCACGCGTTTGGTTGAGAGAAGGAGAAAAAACTTTCATAGCAAGATTGAAACAAGCTTTCGAAGACTTAAACAACGTGAACACTTTAGGGTAACCCTTTAAATAAGTAGTTTTAAAAATAAAAACCCCGAATTTCTCAGAAATTCGGGGTTTTTTTATTTTTCATACGCTATTTTGTTAAAGATAGCTAATAACTAGGTTTTTGTAGTTAATTTTTTTAAGTGTGATGTTTTAAATTCGTAATATTATGTCACTTAATTGATTGTATAGTCGGGGAATTTGAAAAGCGACTTTAAAAAAATAGAGTAGAAATAAATAAAATTATTGAATTATGGCGATAAATTATTTAAAAAAGTTGTTTTTAATGGCTACTGTGCTTTTGGTAGCCGTTGGGTGCTTTTCTGGTTCTGAGCAGAAAGAGCCAGATTTTGACTTAGAGGGAGCCTTTAAGGGGTTTGCTGAAAATATAACTCTTCAAAAAGATTTTAGTATATCAATTCGCACAGAAAAAGCAAGCGAGGATATTCAGAAATATTTGCTTGAGGCAGATACTGAGCTTAGTGAATCCATGAAAGATGATGATTATGTTGATGCGGTTTCATATAAGGTGGTTTATGATGGGAAAAACCTTAATTTCGTTGATTTTAAGACAGGAGAAAAAACAATTTCGTCTCGCGCTGCAAAAGGTGGCACTACGTCTGAGTCCAGTTGGGGCTGTGCCGATGGACAAAAACTTGTAACTACTTGTATGAGTCAAGGATGTGTGGAAAAAGAGCTTAAAGAGCTAGCAAAAAAAATTAATGTGGGAGATGAAATTGAGATTCATCGTTCAAAGTCTAGAGTGGAAATTTGCACCACTATAAAGGATTAATGAAAATTAAATATTAGCCTTCTCTTGAAATGAGGGGGCTTTTTTTATATTTGATAAAAAATTTGTAGCTTTACCCAATCATTTGTAAAGATTATAAATTATGGCTTGGTTCAGACGAACAAAGAAAAATATACAAACCACTACCGAGGAGAAAAAAGACACACCAAAAGGCTTGTGGTACAAAACACCCACAGGGAAAGTAATCGAAACCGAGGAATTGGAGCGTAACGATTATGTGAGCCCCGAGGACGACTTCCATGTGCGTATAGGTTCGCAACAATATTTTGAGATCTTATTCGATGATAAAAAATTCAAAGAATTAGATAAAAATCTCTCAAGCAAAGACCCGCTTGGGTGGGAAGATACCCAAAAATACACCGATAGAGTAAAATCTACTCGCAAGAAAACAGGGCTCACCGATTCGCTTCGTACGGCTTATGGCGACATCAATGGGCGAAAAGTGGTAGTGAGTGCCATGGATTTTGTGTTCATTGGCGGTTCGCTTGGTTCAGTAATGGGTGAGAAAATCGTGCGTGCTATTGATTACGCTATTAAAAATAACACCGCTTTCGTATTGATTTGTAAATCGGGCGGGGCGCGTATGATGGAGGCAGCGCACTCGTTGATGCAGATGGCAAAAGTGGAGGCGAAGCTTGTGCAACTTTCAGAAGCCAAATTACCTTATATTACGATTTTAACGGATCCTACCTTTGGTGGAATCACGGCTTCGTTTGGTATGATGGGAGATGTAACTATCGCAGAGCCAGGTGCGTTGATTGGTTTTGCAGGTCCGCGTGTAATCAAAGAAACGATTGGTAAAGATTTGCCAGAAGGATTTCAGACTTCGGAATTTTTACTCGAAAAAGGCTTTGTGGATTTAATCGTTCATAGACAAAGTTTGAAAACACGACTTACCCAACTCTTAGATTTAATGATGGAAAAATAAAATAGCTTAAAAATCATATTTTTTAAATCCGCAGCATGCACTTGTTGCGGATTTTTTGTGTCATGTTTTTTTATAAAAGAAATAAACATTCATTGTTTTTAAGGTTTATTCTGTTTGGTTGAATGTGTTTTTAATTTGTAAATGACTGAAAATTAGAAGTGATAAATATTTTTTATTTTTTAATGATAAAAACTTTGGAAACTTTTTTTGTTTGTAAAGTTTTTTTGGTTTTAAATTTGCGGTGAAATTAAAAAATGGAAATGAAAGAGAAAGTGCTGAATAAAGCCAAGGAATTGTTCTGTCAGTTTGGTTATAAGACCATTACGATGGACGAGGTGGCAAATCAGCTGAGCGTTTCGAAAAAAATACTTTACGAAATCTACGATTCCAAAAGTAAATTGGTAGAGGAAGTGGTGGGGAGTTTGCAAAAGGACATTGATAGGGAAATCGAAAACAGTTTTGATAAACGATACAATGCCATTGAGCAGATTTATGCGACCATCAGTCAAGTCGAGAAAGTTTTTGGCGTGTTGAATTCAAGAAAGTTGAATTGGGAATTGCAAAAATATTATCCCAAAATTCGTCAGTCGCTAGACATAAATGTAATGGAGCGAATGAAAAAGTACTTGTATCGAAACATTCAGCAGGGAATTGCCGAGGGGCTCTATCGCCCAGAGATTGATATGCAATTTATGTTCTATTTCTTTTGGGGGATTACTCAAAACAAATGGGGCGAGGAGATTTACCCAGAACATAAATTTGATTTTAAAGAAGTAGAGAAAAAACACATGGAGTATGTACTCAGAATCATGGCGACTCCAAAGGGTGTTGCAGTGCTCGAAAAAATAATTAATCCAGAAAAATAAGATATGAAAAAGTTATTAATATTAATGTGTGCTACGGCAAGTGTGTGGCTGGGTGCACAGCAGCAAAAGACGCTCACCTTGAAAGAGGCGATAAATTATGCGCTGGAAAACAAGAGCGAGGCGGAAAAAGCTGCCTTGGAAATCGAAAAAAGTGAGTATAAAATCAAGGAAGTGCGCGCCAATGCGTTGCCTAATGTTTCCGTTTCGGGTGGGCTTACTTACAATCCTCTGTTGCAGGAAGTATAATCCGCAAAACGAAATGTACACAAATTTAAAACGAAATGTACATTTTTTAGTCGGATGCAGACACAGCAAAGATAGACAAAAGCCCTCACAATTGAGGGCTTTTTTATTACACATTTAGCTCAAATTTCACTTTATCACCTTTTAGTAGACTCTTGGTTTTCTCCAAATTGTTCTCGTAAATATGGACATTGCCAATATTGAGTGTGATAGACTTCAACGGTAAATCAATTTGACGGCTAATCAAATACAAGTGATAAATATCGGCGGGTAAACCTAAATTCGCATCACTTGAACGCTGGTAAGCCGAGACCACTAACTTGCCTTTATCTATCTGGAATTGCACCAACGAAAGGCAAGGTTGCTGATTGCTCTCTGCGCCTGTTTCGCCAAGAAATAGCACATAATTCTTGCTGCTCCGCTTTTCTCTATTAATTTGCTCAATTAAGCGCGGCAAACGCTCAAAATAAGTTGGATAAGAGTTTACCAGTATCGGTCTGCAATAATCCCACCAGTTAATGCCTTTTTCTCGGTATTTTTCCGTTAGCCTTTCGCCTTTTTGGAAAAGTTCTAATTCATTTTTGAGCTTCATTCTGGCGATGCCGTGCCCCTCAAAAATTTCAAGCAAATCAGCTGGCTTGAGTTTCAATTGTTCATCTAACAAATAACGAATTTCGCCTTTTTTATTTCGTTGCGTTTTTCCTTTTCTGAGGATTTTTTCTAGTGTTTTATGATATTTATTCATCCTTTATTTTTTATAGTGATACATTATGTCTTGATACGAAGTTTTATGCGTAGGGCAATTGGTCATCGCCGTACAAGTCGCGTCTTTAAAAGGATTTAAACTCTCGTTCGTACGAGTTCCAAGCCACTGGCAAAGCTCCACCACTTGACTTTTATTGCTGGTAAAATAAAAGAAGTTAGAACCTTGCAAGGTTTCCAATACTTCCAGATAATCTGTGAGTTTCCAATACTTATCGTTGGCATAAGTGGCGGTATCGGTACTTAAATAAGGCGGATCAGCCAAGAATACCACATTGTCCAAATCTTTATACTTCTGGAACAAATGGCGGTAATCCTCGCTTACCACTTCAATGCCTGCGAGGTAATCGCTTGCCTCGTCAAAATTGGTTTTTCGGATAGTGTTATATAGAGTGTCATTAGTAAAATCTTCAAGTTTGAGCCCATAATTCATTGAAAATTTTAAACTTCCAGAAAGCGTAATCCAATCCACAAAACCGCGCTTATCGGCTCTTTTCAGCACTTCTAGCACTTTCTCTTTTTCTTCTCCTTGAATTATCTTACCTCTTGGTGTTTTAAGGTTTAAAGCCCTCAATTCCTCTAAAATTTTATTCGTTTCTGGAATGGCTTTTAAACGTTTTTGAAAGTTATCAAAATCGTTATAAACTACCTTAGCCTCTGGGTGTACACACTTCACGGTGTGGCTAAGCAAGCCAGAACCACCGAACAAATCCACATAAATGGCATTACTCGGAAAGCCTTTTAAAGCCTCTTTAAAATGTTTTACAAAATTTCTCTTTTGCCCTTGAAATGGTAAGGGCGCACTTTTAAATTGTTTTCGTTTCATATTGTTTATTTTTTAATTGTTATTATCTTTGCCATCCGACTCAACAAAGCACAAAAAAAGCCACTGGCTACAGAAGACATTTTGTCCTCCGTAGCCAGTGGCTTGTGTTTTAAATTGAGTCGGATCTTTTTAAAAGCGGAGGACATTTTTTATACTTCCGTCCTCTACAAAAGAAGTTTTAATCCGTCAAATACACGGTAATTTCAACATTATTATTTAATGTTATAACATGCTCACCTGTGGCGCCTTTTTTACGCAATTCGTAGAGTTTTTTATCAAATAACACCTTACCTCCTTTGTCTATCAATTTGGCAGCTTCTTCATCATAAAGAGGTGGTGTTTGAAAATATGAAAACATTGTTTCAATGATATTTTGCCACAACAAACTTATATTTTCAATTATTTTTAAACCCATTTTAAAAAGCGTTTAAATTTCCAGAATAGCCAAGCTAAAAAAGCAATCACGGCAATAATGGCAGCGTATTTTAAGCCTTTAACGAGTTTTGTATTATCCCTTTCTAAATAGGTTATTTTCTCTTTTTGCGCACGGTTCTCCTGCTTTAAAATGGCATTTTCTGCCTTTTCATCTAAGAGCTCACGGCGCAAATTTGTAAACGCCCACGCTTGAGAACTGTCTTTTTGCTCGTTTTTTTTACTTAGCTTTCCGTTTTGCACAACCACTTTGTAAATGGTGTCGGTGCCTTTTATTTCGCTATAAATTGCAGGTTTTTCGCCTAGTGCTTCCAGTTGTAGGTTTTGGCTAGATAGCTGAAATCTTGACGAGCTTTTTAACTCGCTCAGCTCATGGGTTAGCTTCCTCCGTGCTATGCTTTGCGTTTGCACTTCGGCACTTTCTGCGCTCATCTCTGCCACTTTGTGGCTTTCTTTCCGAGTTCCGCAACTCATAAGCAAAATCAACAATAAAATAAATATTACACTTCTCATTTTTGGACTAATATTGGTATTTCTTCTAATTCTAACACTGCCAAATCCCACCATAAATTAAACGCAATTAGCTTATCATACAGCCAATTTCTTCCAACTAATTCGCCTGTTTCTTCATTGTAATAGGCAGGGATTCTTCTATAAAAGGCTTTTTTCATTCCTATCGTATTTAATTAATAACTCGGTTAAAAAGTCGGCGATTTTGCCCACATTGGCTTTGTATTTAGCCATATCGCTTTTGTTTGTGATAAAAGCAAATTCAATCAGTACGGCGGTGCCTCGGAGGTTTAAAATGCCAATTCGGCTGTGCTGACCTTGGTTGTCGGTTTTTACGCCTCTGTTGGCTATCCCCATGATTTTAGCCAAGCCGTCCACAGCTTCTTTGGCTAATTTTTTACTATCTGTACCCGCGTTTTGGCTTATGTAAACTTCCACGCCTGTGGCTTCGGGGCGTCCAGCGTTTAGATGCAAGTCCATCACCACATCACCCGTGCGCAGTTCCTTGCGGATACGCCCTTGATACACGCGGTTACTCTCTGAATTATCATCGGTATTATAAGCGTGCCCTTTAGCTTTAAGCCTTGCTACGATCATATTGCGGAGCTTGTCCATTTCATCGCGCTCAATGTAGCCATTGGCGACGGCTCCGCTGTCTTTATCCCAGTGCCCTGCACTGGGGTAAACTTTGGTATTAATCTCTATCATAACTTTAGTTGAATTAAATATTTTACAAACACAATGGGGTTAAGCGTTGCTGTAATATCCCGCCAATCAAACAAGCCATAAGCTAAATAGTCTCTTAACTCATTCAAAAAGGCGAAAGCAACAGTTACAAAATAACCAATGAGCAAGGCTTTCCACCAATTGAAATCAAAAGCGAGTAAGGCGTAGGCGACAACAAATGTTATCGCCAAGCCTACCGCTGAATGCAATGCTTTGTCTACTGGTATCATAACCCTAGTTTCTGTTTTAATGTTTTTTGTTCTTCTGGAGTAGGACTAAATTCATCTGATAATAAATATTCTAAAAAATTATCTTTTATCTTTAAATTATCTTTT
Coding sequences within:
- a CDS encoding rolling circle replication-associated protein, which produces MRQYQEVNNYYLCEKVQLRPTSLLHYSYVMDLRNYEVGHTPTLRQNLNKEKTELDELNALDDISEFGSIVKYAEKCVELYKEKQQEVYNEKGHVLKDLGTLSDTQVRNIKKYAILFADATKSNKDKYLSFVTLTLPSAQKHHDRVLRKILAKYLDHLKKVYGLKNYLWKAETQKNGNIHFHVLIDTQIPREDIQRIWNQYINKYGYVDRYSEKMNRLTAKEYMAKYSKNYKSEKDCILAYQRNKKMGWSNPPSTKIETPKSKRNIVAYVVKYLLKQEENKRPVIGAVWGASNKVKKLNYLNFEVSSYLEELNHLRGKLEYVPTAIQFVELYKGKVYQMIRKGYKKLNEHLKIYNKAIRQLLDTDLSINLDQLIQLIYEKQYTELANN
- the fbaA gene encoding class II fructose-bisphosphate aldolase; the protein is MSRKFPAGVATGDLVQEIFADAKKNGYALPAVNVIGSDTINAVMETAADLNSPVIIQFSNGGAIFNAGKGLSNENQRAAILGAVAGAKHVHQLAEAYGATVILHTDHCAKKLLPWVDGLIEESEKHFKETGKPLFSSHMLDFSEEPLEENLDLSVERFKRMAKMGMTLEIELGITGGEEDGVDNTDVDDSKLYTQPEEVLYAYDRLKEVSDRFTIAAAFGNVHGVYKPGNVKLTPKILEKSQKFIEKERHTGEKPVDFVFHGGSGSDLKDIREAIGYGVVKMNIDTDQQYAFMTGIRDYFKKNEAYLQSQIGNPEGPDSPNKKKYDPRVWLREGEKTFIARLKQAFEDLNNVNTLG
- the accD gene encoding acetyl-CoA carboxylase, carboxyltransferase subunit beta, with translation MAWFRRTKKNIQTTTEEKKDTPKGLWYKTPTGKVIETEELERNDYVSPEDDFHVRIGSQQYFEILFDDKKFKELDKNLSSKDPLGWEDTQKYTDRVKSTRKKTGLTDSLRTAYGDINGRKVVVSAMDFVFIGGSLGSVMGEKIVRAIDYAIKNNTAFVLICKSGGARMMEAAHSLMQMAKVEAKLVQLSEAKLPYITILTDPTFGGITASFGMMGDVTIAEPGALIGFAGPRVIKETIGKDLPEGFQTSEFLLEKGFVDLIVHRQSLKTRLTQLLDLMMEK
- a CDS encoding TetR/AcrR family transcriptional regulator, with amino-acid sequence MEMKEKVLNKAKELFCQFGYKTITMDEVANQLSVSKKILYEIYDSKSKLVEEVVGSLQKDIDREIENSFDKRYNAIEQIYATISQVEKVFGVLNSRKLNWELQKYYPKIRQSLDINVMERMKKYLYRNIQQGIAEGLYRPEIDMQFMFYFFWGITQNKWGEEIYPEHKFDFKEVEKKHMEYVLRIMATPKGVAVLEKIINPEK
- a CDS encoding thymidylate synthase translates to MNKYHKTLEKILRKGKTQRNKKGEIRYLLDEQLKLKPADLLEIFEGHGIARMKLKNELELFQKGERLTEKYREKGINWWDYCRPILVNSYPTYFERLPRLIEQINREKRSSKNYVLFLGETGAESNQQPCLSLVQFQIDKGKLVVSAYQRSSDANLGLPADIYHLYLISRQIDLPLKSITLNIGNVHIYENNLEKTKSLLKGDKVKFELNV
- a CDS encoding DNA methyltransferase, translating into MKRKQFKSAPLPFQGQKRNFVKHFKEALKGFPSNAIYVDLFGGSGLLSHTVKCVHPEAKVVYNDFDNFQKRLKAIPETNKILEELRALNLKTPRGKIIQGEEKEKVLEVLKRADKRGFVDWITLSGSLKFSMNYGLKLEDFTNDTLYNTIRKTNFDEASDYLAGIEVVSEDYRHLFQKYKDLDNVVFLADPPYLSTDTATYANDKYWKLTDYLEVLETLQGSNFFYFTSNKSQVVELCQWLGTRTNESLNPFKDATCTAMTNCPTHKTSYQDIMYHYKK
- a CDS encoding N-acetylmuramoyl-L-alanine amidase translates to MIEINTKVYPSAGHWDKDSGAVANGYIERDEMDKLRNMIVARLKAKGHAYNTDDNSESNRVYQGRIRKELRTGDVVMDLHLNAGRPEATGVEVYISQNAGTDSKKLAKEAVDGLAKIMGIANRGVKTDNQGQHSRIGILNLRGTAVLIEFAFITNKSDMAKYKANVGKIADFLTELLIKYDRNEKSLL